In Thiofilum sp., the genomic window TTTCAAATCTTCAGAGCGATCTGCCTTCATATGGTATTTTTTCAGTAGCTTTTCATGCTCTGCTTGAGCAATTGAGCGCTCAATCACTACTTCATAACCACTAGAGCTAGTTAAAGTAATAAAGGGTTCTTTAATGGAGTTAACTAATTTATAAAACTCATTGAAGTCATTAAAATACTGCCCATTGACTTTATCAACAATCATACTTGCATCATGAAAACCCACATTACTGCTAGAGGCTAAGACACGCGAAATGCGTACATATTCAGTTTGCTTAGGTTGCTCTAACTTATCAAACTCTTGGCGAGTTAAGCAGCGATCAAATATTTTACGCGGCGTAAACACAAAACCACCATAAACCCAATAACGTGGCTGCTCATCATAACTATAATCAGTATGATCAGAACTCAGCAATGGCATAGCAATATCCAAAGGCTTGCCATCACGAATAATTTTCAGCTTTAAAGTCTCGCCGACTTGTAACATATCGACTTGATGGAAAAAATTAATAAAGCGGTCAGGCTCATACATAATACTACCATTACTTTCAATCGCATATTTATCGACATGTGTAATAATATCGCCTACCTTTAAAAATTTTTCCGCATCCGTATCCGCACAAACACTGGTAATTAAAATACCCGGATCACCACTTTTTAAATTATATTTCTTACGCATCGAAGGATTTAAGAGTTCTTCGGTCACTAAGGCTAAACGCGGAAAACCATCATATTTTCCATCAGCAATATCTTTTAGGAAGTGATTTAAAATACTGGTAGGAATAATATAGCCAATATTTTCCTCGCCATTTCCAGCGACTTGCATGACCACCCCAACTACTTTGCCATTCGATAAAGCAGGACCACCACTATTCCCTGCATTAATCGCCGCATCGATTTGAATCGCTTTAAACATTAAGTCACTATGCGCATAGGTCTGATATTCAATACGTGACACAATGCCTTTAGTCACGCTTAAACTATCACCTCCGGTGGGAAAACCATAAGCCGTGACCTCTTGATGCACCTCAGGCAAGCCACCAATGGTTAAAGGCTTTTTATCTTTAAAAAACTCTTTATCTTGAACCGTCAAAATAGCTAAGTCTGCCTCATGCGTGACAAACTCTACCTCGGCCTCATAGCGCTCTGGTGTGCCATCGCGTTGCACCTCAATAAAAGTACCATTGGCAATTACATGTGCATTGGTCACAATGCGATTACCCTCGATAATAAAACCACTTCCAATACGCGACTCCGAGCCTGAATTCCAAGGGGTAAAGGCATTAAACACTTCTGCCGTGGTATAAACCTTCACCACTGAATTAGCTAATTGCCGGAGTTCCTCGCTAGAACTCGATTTACCGGCTGCCCCAGCGACTATTGGTACTAGCAGCCACAATAATAGCCAAGTACCTAGCCTAGATGGGCTAATTAATTTCTTCATATTAATCCTTTATTAGTCAGACACTTAAGGAATGCCTAGTCACTGCATAACTAGATGACACTAATGGCTGCGTTGCTCATCCTCAATCGGTTGTTCCCAAGTGTGGTCTGTATAGTAATGGCGGTTATAACGATCCGCTTGCAATAATTCGAGTACCTCTTCCTGTACTCGCCGTGCCTCAGACACAAAGGCTTTACTGCCCCGTTCTGCTTTAATTTTACCCAATGCCTCAATCAGCATTTTATCATGTAGCGCGAACTGTAATGCCTTGCGGTGCGCTTGGTAAGCTCGCATACCTAATGCTTTTAAAACCTGCTGTCCCAACTGCAAAGAGGAATGGAACATTTCACGCTCTACATGGTTCACGCCTAATGCCTGAAGCTCTTGATAATTCAGCATATCATAGGCACGCACATAGAGTTTCAAGTTAGGGTAATGATTTTTAGCGATACGAATAATATCTTTAACCTTTTCACGTTCATCAATGGCAATGACTAACACTTGTGCCGTAGCCGCGCCTGCCATTTCCAATAAGTCAGCGCGACTCGCATCACCATAAAACACTTTAAAACCAAACGGTCTTACCCGCTCAATATGGGCAGTATTATTATCTAATACTGTCACTGGAATATGATTGGCTACTAATAAGCGTCCTATAATCTGACCGAAACGCCCAAATCCGGCAATAATAACGGGAGTATCTTGTTGCGTCGTCAGTTTGGCATCCTCGCCAATTTCCAAATCCTGCGGCAACTTTAAATGGGGTTGTAAGATACGCTCATTAATCATAACCAAAATGGGGGTAGTTAACATCGATAAAGCAATCGTGACCGTTAAAATATCTACCCAATGCGAGCCTAACACCTGATTTTGCAAAGCCAAAGCTAATAACACAAACCCAAACTCGCCCCCTTGAGCTAAGCAAAAAGCAAACCAATAGCGTTCACTATGACTAATACGATAGACCTTAGCCAAAAATAATAATAAAAAGAACTTAACTACGACTAAGCCAATAACCAGATAACCAATTAAAATCGGCTCTTTAATCAGTAAATTAAAATCAATATTCGCCCCTACCGACATAAAAAATAGACCGAGTAGTAAGGCTTTGAATGGCTCAATCGTTGCTTCTAACTCATGACGATATTCACTGGTTGCTAATACCACACCCGCAATAAATGCACCTAAGGCGGGCGAAAGCCCTACCATGCCCATTACTAAAGCAATGCCCACCACTAACATTAAAGCAGCCGCAGTAAAGATTTCCCTTAAGTTACTATCCGCAATAAAGCGTAAAATGGGGCGCAACAATAAACGCCCACTGAAAATAATGCTCAAGATCACTGCAATGGTAATACCCGCCTGTTGCCATGCAGGCAAGTGTGCAATAAGACTGGAACCATGTTCGGCGGCTTTAGACCCTTTACTAGCGGTGGTTGCTAATAAGGGTAATAACGCAATAATGGGAATGACAGCAATGTCTTGAAAGAGTAATACGGCAAAACTCGCCTGACCGCTCTCACTTTTTAAATGCTGGCGCTCGGCTAATAATTGCAAAGCAATCGCGGTCGAGGATAAGGACAAAATCAACCCGATAGCGGTTGAAGCTTGCCAAGTCAAATCCAGCACATAGTAGCCCACTGATGCTAAGGCAGCCGTTGTAACGATGACCTGCAATCCACCCAAACCTAAAATCGGGCTACGCATGCGCCACAGCAAAGACGGCTCTAACTCCAAACCAATCAAAAATAGCATCATCACTACGCCAAACTCGGCAAAGTGCATAATGCTTTCTGGATTTTTTACTAAGCCCAACACAAAGGGACCGATTACTGCCCCAGCGATTAAATAGCCTAATACCGCTCCCAAGCCTAGGCGACTGGCTAGCGGTACAGCAATAACGCCTGCTGCGAGAAAGATAAATACTTGCAGCATTAGCTCCATGTATCACCTCGCTGCAAAGACAATAGCGAGTTACGATAACGTTCGGCTTGTTGAATTAGCTGTTTTTCAGACAAGCTATCCGCCTCATACACCACAAAAGGCTCTAAATAATGCATACCACACAAGGTCGCGGTTTGCTCAAAAGGTGCTAATAATTGCCGCACCGTAAAGCGATTAAGTCCCGTAGCTTGATACGATTTACTGCTGCCTCCAGCACTCAATGCATTCATCAGATACTTACCCTTCAACGCCACCGCTTTAGAGCCATATCCAAAACCGTGCTCTAGCACTAAATCCATCCATTCTTTTAATAGTGCAGGTACGCTATACCAATAAAACGGATGCTGGAACACAATCACCTCGTGCTCCATTAATAAGCCCTGCTCACGCATCACATCAATCATGAAATTAGGGTAGTGATGATATAAATCATGCACTTTCACCCCTTCTAATGATTTAGCTGCATCCGCTAAATAAGACTGTACCCTAGAACGTTCAAACGCGGGGTGCGCTAATAGCACTAGGATACGCTGCATAATCTATCCTTTGAGTAGCAACATAGGCGGCACATTTAATAATCCCCTTAAACTCCAAAAGCCCGATAAACCCACTAATAATGCCCCTGCTACCGCTCCCAATACGGGTGGCCAAGGGTTAAAACTGCCTACTAAATCAAATAACTGCCATGCCACTAAAGCCCCTAATAGACTGGCAATCAAACCCGCTAATACTCCGGCCAATGCGCCAATAGCAATAAACTCTATACTAATACGCTGCTTTAGCTCGGTATAGGAAGCGCCCATTGATTTTAAAATAGCGATTTCACGCTGGCGCTCGGAGCGCTGTGATTGTAATGCGGCAATCAGTACCACCACCCCTGCCACTAAGGTGAATAAGAAAATCCCCTGTACCGCAAAGGTGGCACGATTAATCAGGGCGCGAATTTGCTCCATAATCGCGGAAACATCAATAGCGGTGATACTAGGGTATTGTTGAATCACCTGTTGGAGTAAAGCTTGGCTGGGCTTAGGCACATGAATGCTAGTAATAAACGTATGCGGGAGATCATTTAATAACTGAGGGGCTGCGACCACAAAGAAATTGGGTTGCAAACTATCCCACTTCACTTCACGCACACTCGTCACCGGTTGTTCAAAACGTTGTCCCGCAATATCAAAGGTAAGACGATCACCTAGCCCAAAACCTAAGGTTTTACCCACACCTTCCTCAATCGAAAACCCCTCTTTAGTCTCTGCTTTAAACCAAGTCCCTTCGAGCACCTTATTACTCGCGGGTAATTCACTAAAGGAAGATAAATTAAATTCCCGATTGAGTAATTGCTTAGCTTCTGGGTTTTCAAATTGCTCTTGGGTAATTTCCTTACCATTAATTGCCATTAAGCGCCCACGAATCATAGGGTATAACTCGCCCTCTAATTGACGCGCTTGTAAGGCTTTGACCACACCTTGTTGATCTTGCGGTTGGATATTAATCAGAAATTGATTCGGTGCATTGACGGGTAAACTTTCTTCCCAACGATTCACTAAATCGGTACGAATCGTGGTCAGTAGTAATAAGCTAAAAAATCCCGTGGCAAACACCACCAATAATAAGACTGAACGCCTAGCCCCCCGAAACACCGCCAACCAACGCCATGAAAAACGCCCGCTTAAATAATTCACCCACTTCACTAACCCCAACGCAGCCAGCCAAAAAACGCCTAAGCCCGCTACTAAACCACCTAAAATCCACAGCGCAAGGAGTGCGTCTTGTGCTTGTAACCAAAATAATCCATATAAGGCAGGAGCTAAAGTCATCAACCACCATTTCAAAGGCACACGAATTGTATTAAAGCGCTGCTGCAAAATTTGAATGGGTTCAGTATTCAATAATTGCCAAATATAAGGCAAAGCAAAGCCTAATAATAAAATCACTGCGGTCAAAAACCCCAGCCACACCGGACGCCAACTCGGTAAAGGCAGAGTTTCATTAATGACTTCTGCTAAACGATCCGCCAGAAAGAATTGCAAGCCATACCCTAAGGCAGAACCAATTAAGGCCGCGATTAGCGCGAGAATGAATAAGGAGATAAATTGCTCCTGCATTAAACCACTACGTACCTGCCCCATCGCTTTAGTCACGGCTACCGCCACCATTTCACGGCGCACTAAACTAGCACTGGTTAAAGCAATTGCAGTCGCGGCTAGTACCACGCTCAAGAGTGAGGACAAACCCAAAAAGCGCATAGCCCGCTGTAAGGACTCTTGTACACTGGGCAAACCATCATCCAAGGTGCGAATTTTTTCAATCGATTTTAATTGCGGTTTGAGCCACGTTTGAAACGCTTCAATAGTACGACTATTCCCCGCATAGTAATGGTTATAACGGGCGCGACTGGCTATCGTCACTAATCCGGTCGCAGGCACATCCGCCGCATTCATTAGAACGACGGGTGAAATTTGCAAAAAGCTCGTACCCCTGTCTGGCTCTTGAATGATTAACTCGCTGACCGTAAATAGGCTATTACCTAATTCAACTTGATCACCGATGTTGAGTTGCAGCATATTCATTAAAGCAGGCTCTACCCAGATCTCACCCGCTTTAGGTAGAGAGGTGGCTACGGTATAGGCTTGTCCTACAGCCTTAGCCAGACGTACCTCGCCCTTCAAGGGGTAAGCACCACTGACTGCTTTAACCTCGACTAATTGCATAGCATCGGCAGTACTTGCCATACTACTAAATTTCAGCATTTGCGCCGTGCGTAAGCCTTGTTGCTCGGCTTGCTTAGTAAAGTCATCACTCAAAGGGCGTGTAGAGGTCAGGACTAAATCGCCGCCCATTAGCTCCACGGCTTGCGCTCGCATCGCTCCACCCACACGGTCGGTAAAAAAGCCTACTGCGGTAACGACTGCCACTGAGACAATCATCGCAATTAGTAATAAGCGCATTTCTGGCAAGCGCCAGCGCCGCGTCCAGAGCGTCCAATGATAGGAGAGATTCATAGTGCCCCACCTTGTTTGACTAATACGCCATTACTCAAGTGATAATGCGCCTGACAGCGAGCGGCTAATTCTTCATCATGAGTCACCATCACTAAAGCCGTACCTTGATCTTGTACCAGACTAAAGAGCAATTCCTCGACCTCATGTCCGGTAGCACGGT contains:
- a CDS encoding trypsin-like peptidase domain-containing protein is translated as MKKLISPSRLGTWLLLWLLVPIVAGAAGKSSSSEELRQLANSVVKVYTTAEVFNAFTPWNSGSESRIGSGFIIEGNRIVTNAHVIANGTFIEVQRDGTPERYEAEVEFVTHEADLAILTVQDKEFFKDKKPLTIGGLPEVHQEVTAYGFPTGGDSLSVTKGIVSRIEYQTYAHSDLMFKAIQIDAAINAGNSGGPALSNGKVVGVVMQVAGNGEENIGYIIPTSILNHFLKDIADGKYDGFPRLALVTEELLNPSMRKKYNLKSGDPGILITSVCADTDAEKFLKVGDIITHVDKYAIESNGSIMYEPDRFINFFHQVDMLQVGETLKLKIIRDGKPLDIAMPLLSSDHTDYSYDEQPRYWVYGGFVFTPRKIFDRCLTRQEFDKLEQPKQTEYVRISRVLASSSNVGFHDASMIVDKVNGQYFNDFNEFYKLVNSIKEPFITLTSSSGYEVVIERSIAQAEHEKLLKKYHMKADRSEDLKQLDKDLKNAAAD
- a CDS encoding NAD(P)H-dependent oxidoreductase, producing the protein MQRILVLLAHPAFERSRVQSYLADAAKSLEGVKVHDLYHHYPNFMIDVMREQGLLMEHEVIVFQHPFYWYSVPALLKEWMDLVLEHGFGYGSKAVALKGKYLMNALSAGGSSKSYQATGLNRFTVRQLLAPFEQTATLCGMHYLEPFVVYEADSLSEKQLIQQAERYRNSLLSLQRGDTWS
- a CDS encoding FtsX-like permease family protein is translated as MNLSYHWTLWTRRWRLPEMRLLLIAMIVSVAVVTAVGFFTDRVGGAMRAQAVELMGGDLVLTSTRPLSDDFTKQAEQQGLRTAQMLKFSSMASTADAMQLVEVKAVSGAYPLKGEVRLAKAVGQAYTVATSLPKAGEIWVEPALMNMLQLNIGDQVELGNSLFTVSELIIQEPDRGTSFLQISPVVLMNAADVPATGLVTIASRARYNHYYAGNSRTIEAFQTWLKPQLKSIEKIRTLDDGLPSVQESLQRAMRFLGLSSLLSVVLAATAIALTSASLVRREMVAVAVTKAMGQVRSGLMQEQFISLFILALIAALIGSALGYGLQFFLADRLAEVINETLPLPSWRPVWLGFLTAVILLLGFALPYIWQLLNTEPIQILQQRFNTIRVPLKWWLMTLAPALYGLFWLQAQDALLALWILGGLVAGLGVFWLAALGLVKWVNYLSGRFSWRWLAVFRGARRSVLLLVVFATGFFSLLLLTTIRTDLVNRWEESLPVNAPNQFLINIQPQDQQGVVKALQARQLEGELYPMIRGRLMAINGKEITQEQFENPEAKQLLNREFNLSSFSELPASNKVLEGTWFKAETKEGFSIEEGVGKTLGFGLGDRLTFDIAGQRFEQPVTSVREVKWDSLQPNFFVVAAPQLLNDLPHTFITSIHVPKPSQALLQQVIQQYPSITAIDVSAIMEQIRALINRATFAVQGIFLFTLVAGVVVLIAALQSQRSERQREIAILKSMGASYTELKQRISIEFIAIGALAGVLAGLIASLLGALVAWQLFDLVGSFNPWPPVLGAVAGALLVGLSGFWSLRGLLNVPPMLLLKG
- a CDS encoding monovalent cation:proton antiporter-2 (CPA2) family protein, translated to MELMLQVFIFLAAGVIAVPLASRLGLGAVLGYLIAGAVIGPFVLGLVKNPESIMHFAEFGVVMMLFLIGLELEPSLLWRMRSPILGLGGLQVIVTTAALASVGYYVLDLTWQASTAIGLILSLSSTAIALQLLAERQHLKSESGQASFAVLLFQDIAVIPIIALLPLLATTASKGSKAAEHGSSLIAHLPAWQQAGITIAVILSIIFSGRLLLRPILRFIADSNLREIFTAAALMLVVGIALVMGMVGLSPALGAFIAGVVLATSEYRHELEATIEPFKALLLGLFFMSVGANIDFNLLIKEPILIGYLVIGLVVVKFFLLLFLAKVYRISHSERYWFAFCLAQGGEFGFVLLALALQNQVLGSHWVDILTVTIALSMLTTPILVMINERILQPHLKLPQDLEIGEDAKLTTQQDTPVIIAGFGRFGQIIGRLLVANHIPVTVLDNNTAHIERVRPFGFKVFYGDASRADLLEMAGAATAQVLVIAIDEREKVKDIIRIAKNHYPNLKLYVRAYDMLNYQELQALGVNHVEREMFHSSLQLGQQVLKALGMRAYQAHRKALQFALHDKMLIEALGKIKAERGSKAFVSEARRVQEEVLELLQADRYNRHYYTDHTWEQPIEDEQRSH